The genomic interval ATGAAGTACCGCCAAAAATCAAGGAAATTGAAAATAAGGCGATCAGTACTAAAACTGTAGAAGGTGATCCTAACGGTATCGACCCGGGATTGCTGGAAGACAGTAAAGGTACCGGTGTGGTAGAGGCCCCTCCTCCTCCTCCGAAAGAAGAGATCTTTACATTCGTAGAACAGCCGCCTACCTTCCCCGGTGGTGAGGAAGCGCTGGCTAAGTTCCTGAGCAAAAACATTCACTATCCTCGCGTAGCGCAGGAAAATGCGATCTCAGGTACTGTGTTCGTACAGTTCGTAGTAGATTCTGAAGGTAACATCAAAGATGTAAAAACTGTAGGCGCTGCAAAAGGCGGTGGTCTGGAAGAAGAAGCGATCCGTGTGGTAAAAATAATGCCTAAATGGAAAGCTGGTAAACAGAACGGCCGTCAGGTGTCTGTACAGTTCAACCTGCCAATCCGCTTTACTTTACAAGAGTAGCAGATCTAAGGATATTATCTTAAATCCCAGTACCGGTACAGCCGGGACTGGGATTTTTTATTTATTGGGTATATTGCTGCCTGAATTAGAATGTTATGCTAGGGAATAATCTTACAGGATACGATGATACGATAGTAGCATTGGCTACAGCGCCCGGAATAGGAGCCATTGCAGTGATCCGCCTGAATGGGACAAAAGCTATCGATATCTGTAATAAATTGTTCCCGGCAAAAGACCTGCATCAGCAGCCCGGCCAC from Chitinophaga filiformis carries:
- a CDS encoding energy transducer TonB, whose product is MDTAKILKSDFLDILFENRNKEYGAYDLRRQYDKRVRNSVIGSAALMLLVIAGYAINNYILKVESENPKKPVIEQIKMEDVKLPDDPKTPPPPPPPPAPPPPVKPSVQFTPPVIKKDEEVPEDEVPPKIKEIENKAISTKTVEGDPNGIDPGLLEDSKGTGVVEAPPPPPKEEIFTFVEQPPTFPGGEEALAKFLSKNIHYPRVAQENAISGTVFVQFVVDSEGNIKDVKTVGAAKGGGLEEEAIRVVKIMPKWKAGKQNGRQVSVQFNLPIRFTLQE